The following proteins are co-located in the Cutaneotrichosporon cavernicola HIS019 DNA, chromosome: 3 genome:
- the GPI10 gene encoding uncharacterized protein (Alg9-like mannosyltransferase family): MSFHLPRALQVALAVRALSLALPHTFFQPDEFYQAFEPAHDYVFGHGHLTWEWQDLPLRPGLPQTWWTQTVVGGRLRGWIWPGVFVLVYKFVQVLGLDSSDAIVIAPRVVGFLLAAFTDYYTSLLAAKILGRGYASGALFLSLTSLFNAHLLPRALSTSPETLLTTMALYYYPLPSFSGTVPLSPSSAPTSTSGPGEKPLSQAATEDGNESPTCGMMDKVEGRDTGTYSDNVLLAASLAALSLCIRPTMLVFWAYLHLETTVLCWVNQGPAATATLTAKTLLGGLTVLGLSTALDWAMVGRLIVPTLTFFYQNVVLNIASFYGGTGLLYHVVQSLPLLLLPVWFWWGQGFLAALLPQSVRPQSLNSLDITPALRTLSRTIVVTIAALSFSPHSEWRFLHPLLPQLLLFAVPALQVHYSPTQVGFNSISTSIRQYCRLPVRPFYLILLTPIIPYLYLNGFHGAAQVDVMNGLRNGNFGTVTSVVVLMPCHSTPWSSHLGSIPGWFLTCAPPLGKQSTSKHWTQQDLFYESPVTYIQHVFPRPPLKLSEVSASVTSSDEHLPSHVLLFGELLERRDTLGNLSLSVEQALVGRGYHEAANLWNGFDFAQDEEMRQGGVRVWIHGESQVARIDDICLP, encoded by the exons ATGAGCTTTCACCTCCCGCGGGCGCTTCAAGTCGCTTTAGCAGTCCGCGCGCTCAGCCTGGCTCTTCCCCACACGTTCTTTCAACCTGACGAGTTCTACCAAGCTTTTGAGCCAGCTCATGATTACGTCTTTGGTCACGGTCATCTGACCTGGGAATGGCAAGACCTCCCACTCCGGCCAGGTCTCCCACAAACTTGGTGGACGCAGACAgtggtgggtgggcggCTGCGGGGTTGGATTTGGCCTGGAGTCTTCGTATTGGTTTACAAGTTTGTCCAAGTACTTGGACTTGACTCGAGCGACGCAATC GTGATCGCTCCTAGGGTTGTTGGGTTCCTTCTTGCCGCCTTTACCGACTACTACACGAGTCTCTTAGCTGCCAAGATTCTTGGGCGAGGCTATGCCTCCGGAGCA CTTTTCCTATCCCTAACATCACTCTTCAACGCGCACCTTCTCCCGCGTGCTCTCTCGACCTCTCCAGAAACTCTCCTCACAACAATGGCGCTGTACTATTACCCGCTTCCGTCTTTCAGCGGAACAGTCCCTCTTTCACCCTCATCGGCACCTACGTCCACCTCAGGGCCCGGCGAAAAGCCGCTGTCGCAAGCAGCAACTGAGGACGGCAACGAAAGTCCTACATGTGGGATGATGGACAAGGTGGAGGGGCGCGATACTGG CACCTACTCGGacaacgtcctcctcgctgctTCCCTTGCCGCGTTGTCGCTCTGCATTAGGCCGACAATGCTGGTGTTTTGGGCGTACCTGCATCTTGAGACAACGGTCCTCTGCTGGGTCAACCAAGGGCCagcggcgacagcgactCTCACTGCCAAGACCTTGCTTGGGGG ACTGACTGTCTTGGGGTTGTCAACGGCATTAGACTGGGCAATGGTTGGAAGGCTCATTGTTCCCACTCTCACATTCTTTTATCAGAACGTCGTCCTCAATATCGCGTCGTTCTATGGTGGGACAGGCTTGCTGTATCACGTCGTGCAATCACTCCCTCTACTTCTCCTTCCAGTCTGGTTTTGGTGGGGCCAAGGGTTCCTCGCGGCGCTACTTCCTCAATCTGTACGACCGCAGTCGCTCAACAGTCTGGATATCACCCCAGCATTGCGCACACTGAGTCGGACAATCGTGGTCACCATTGCTGCCTTGTCGTTCTCGCCTCATTCGGAGTGGCGCTTTCTACATCCCCTGCTCCCACAACTACTGCTGTTCGCCGTCCCGGCACTTCAAGTCCACTATTCTCCAACCCAAGTGGGCTTCAACAGcatctcgacgtccatcCGACAGTACTGTCGCCTTCCCGTGCGACCGTTCTACCTCATCCTCTTGACCCCGATCATTCCCTACCTCTATCTCAACGGTTTCCATGGTGCCGCCCAGGTCGATGTCATGAATGGCCTCCGGAACGGCAACTTCGGTACCGTCACATCTGTGGTAGTACTGATGCCGTGCCATTCGACACCATGGTCAAGTCACCTGGGGAGCATACCCGGATGGTTCCTTACCTGCGCACCCCCACTTGGCAAACAGAGCACGAGCAAGCACTGGACCCAGCAAGATCTCTTCTACGAATCGCCTGTCACCTACATACAGCATGTCTTCCCGCGGCCTCCCCTCAAGCTCAGCGAAGTCTCTGCCAGCGTTACCTCCAGCGATGAGCATCTGCCGTCGCACGTCCTTCTGTTCGGCGAGTTGCTGGAGAGACGGGACAC
- a CDS encoding uncharacterized protein (N-acetyltransferase) gives MSPPLAERYLARLNIAKPERLDFAALSTILTAHLRAIPWENVTSFTGTPVSVDEEDVFSKLLEARRGGYCMEHAILSRAALAALGFKTEAILARVYFGPTTDSALAQTHCATVVHIDSAEYLFDAGFGRATPTIPVRLNSGSGVQEGSYGAYRVRPAAEAREDVGPNKMGGDVILVLESAFGDAWTPLYGFTPRPVVDADIVAMNWFVCTYPGGLFSSNLLCATWDGNYRVTCFGAHFKKVDRQGTAEADVASRDDVQQWLCTEMGLGLDHQMQAVGDIYRL, from the exons ATgtcccctcctctcgcaGAGCGCTATCTTGCTCGTCTCAACATCGCGAAGCCTGAGCGACTCGATTTCGCAGCGCTATCCACTATCCTCACAGCCCACTTGCGGGCCATCCCTTGGGAGAACGTCACTAGCTTCACCGGGACTCCTGTCAGcgtggatgaggaggacgtgtTCTCCAAACTACTCGAAGCACGCCGCGGCGGTTACTGCATGGAGCACGCGATATTGTCGCGAGCAGCCCTGGCGGCTCTCGGCTTCAAGACCGAAGCGATCCTCGCTCGCGTGTACTTTGGACCCACCACCGATTCAGCATTGGCACAAACGCATTGCGCTACCGTCGTCCACATTGACTCCGCAGAGTACCTTTTCGACGCCGGCTTCGGGCGTGCGACGCCGACCATCCCCGTGCGCCTGAACTCTGGCTCGGGTGTTCAGGAAGGGTCGTATGGTGCTTACCGCGTTCGTCCCGCGGCTGAAGCACGCGAGGACGTCGGGCCTAACAAGatgggcggcgacgtcaTCCTCGTACTCGAGTCTGCCTTCGGCGATGCCTGGACGCCCCTCTACGGTTTCACCCCCCGGcctgtcgtcgacgccgacattgTCGCTATGAATTGGTTCGTCTGCACCTACCCCGGGGGCTTGTTCTCCTCGAACCTTCTTTGCGCAACGTGGGACGGCAACTATCGCGTGACCTGCTTCGGGGCGCACTTCAAGAAGGTTGACAGGCAAGGAACGGCCGAGGCAGATGTTGCCAGTAGGGACGATGTGCAACAGTGGCTCTGCACTGAGATGGGCCTGGGCCTGGACCACCAGATG CAAGCAGTAGGAGACATCTACCGTT TATAA
- a CDS encoding uncharacterized protein (Methyltransferase domain): MPDYTASLTNHTTENYLKHGDFVFSDKHASPILNMLNPQPGEAIVDLGAGTGQLTEKIKLAVGVSGRVVGIDSSEDMLKHAAINSGKLDVAYFKGDIQDHTTLDPSLEGKFDAVFSSATFHWCKRDPGGVVETMKWLLKPGGRAVFEFGGFGNVTGVRGALHEVVRRHGGNPIESDPWYFPTAEQYSKLLIKHGLQPVQVDLVPRPTALSTDMVGWLKTFARNSFMMAFNQTEADKMMDEVSEMTRPDAFWCDSAPGAGILADSPCAEACPSGWEIMYVRLRGIAVKST, from the exons ATGCCAGACTACACAGCCTCTCTCACAAATCATACTACCGAGAACTACCTCAAGCATGGGGACTTTGTCTTCTCAGACAAGCATGCGTCTCCGATTCTCAACATGCTGAACCCCCAGCCAGGCGAGGCGATCGTGGACCTCGGGGCCGGCACGGGCCAGCTCACGGAGAAGATCAAGCTCGCTGTGGGCGTATCGGGCAGGGTCGTAGGAATCGACTCGAGCGAGGACATG CTTAAACACGCAGCAATCAATTCTGGCAAGCTTGACGTTGCGTACTTCAAAGGCGACATCCAGGACCACACTACACTTGATCCGTCTCTCGAGGGCAAGTTTGAcgccgtcttctcctctgCCACGTTCCATTGGTGCAAGCGCGATCCAGGAGGTGTCGTGGAAACGATGAAGTGGCTTCTCAAGCCAGGTGGCCGCGCGGTCTTTGAGTTTGGCGGCTTTGGAAACGT AACTGGCGTTCGTGGTGCTCTCCACGAAGTTGTTCGTCGCCATGGAGGCAACCCTATCGAATCAGACCCATGGTACTTCCCCACGGCCGAGCAGTACTCAAAG CTCCTCATCAAGCACGGCCTGCAACCAGTCCAGGTTGACCTCGTACCTCGCCCAACCGCTCTGTCGACAGACATGGTCGGTTGGCTCAAGACCTTTGCACGCAACTCGTTCATGATGGCTTTCAACCAGACCGAAGCGGACAAGATGATGGACGAGGTTAGCGAAATGACTCGGCCGGACGCGTTCTGGTGCGACTCAGCTCCGGGAGCTGGCATTCTGGCAGACTCGCCTTGTGCTGAAGCCTGTCCCAGCGGATGGGAAATCATGTACGTCCGCCTGCGAGGCATCGCCGTCAAATCCACCTAG
- the HNT1 gene encoding uncharacterized protein (HIT domain) encodes MSSLASCIFCKIIKGEIPCFKLIETETVLAFMDIGPIAKGHCLVIPKYHAAKLADLPEDQMGDILPALTKIAKASGYEDYNILQNNGRPAHQEVDHVHFHYIPKPAGAGDKAGLVVGWPIQGLSKEDIQKAYDELKGKL; translated from the exons ATGTCTTCTCTTGCTTC GTGCATCTTCTGCAAGATCATTAAGG GCGAAATCCCTTG CTTCAAGCTCATTGAGACCGAGACCGTGCTCGCGTTCATGGACATTGGCCCGATCGCGAAGGGACACTGCCTCGTGATCCCCAAGT ATCACGCTGCCAAGCTGGCTGACCTGCCGGAAGACCAGATGGGAGACATCCTACCTGCGCTCACCAAGATCGCTAAGGCTTCG GGTTATGAGGATTACAACATTCTCCAA AACAACGGCCGCCCTGCTCACCAG GAGGTCGACCACGTCCACTTCCACTACATCCCCAAGCCtgccggcgccggcgacAAGGCAGGTCTCGTTGTTGGTTGGCCAA TCCAAGGG CTTTCAAAGGAGGATATCCAGAAGGCTTACGACGAGCTCAAAGGCAAGCTCTAA
- the DDI1 gene encoding uncharacterized protein (Aspartyl protease), with translation MRLTVIAPENVYEHEVDPSMEVRDVKALVEAETGTPVENQTLSTDSGVALTSLEKSLSSYGLTGNSATLFLTFSDHRPFPSATSGSSSTSDDDFERMRLQALGDPRLMNQLRQANPEFAAAIQSGGARFRDMVRHQAEDVRRTKEEKERQTELLNADPYDIEAQKKIEEAIRMERVLENMSHAMEYSPESFGRVTMLYINVEVNGHPVKAFVDSGAQSTIISPECAEACGIMRLIDRRFEGIAQGVGTAKILGRVHSAQMRLGNLFLPVAFSVLEGQSVDLLFGLDMLKRHQACIDLAANCLRIGNTSIPFLSEHELPEQARMRPVLAPEAPGPSTLQPQPSAGPSVTTPALAGSSRAAGTTQSSADIQTLVSLGATPDQAAQLLEASGGDVDVAASMLFG, from the exons ATGCGGCTCACCGTCATCGCCCCAGAGAACGTTTATGAACACGAGGTTGACCCATCCATGGAGGTCCGCGACGTCAAGGCGCTTGTGGAAGCCGAG ACGGGCACGCCTGTTGAGAACCAGACGCTCTCCACCGACTCGGGAGTCGCGCTTACCTCTCTGGAGAAGTCTCTGTCCAGTTACGGCCTTACGGGGAATAGTGCTACGCTCTTTCTTACTTTCAG CGACCACCGCCCCTTCCCGTCGGCAACATCTggatcgtcgtcgaccagTGATGACGACTTTGAGAGGATGCGTCTCCAGGCCCTAGGCGATCCGAGGCTGATGAACCAGCTGCGTCAG GCGAATCCCGAGTTTGCCGCTGCGATCCAGTCAGGGGGCGCGAGGTTCCGTGACATGGTTCGCCACCAAGCGGAAGATGTGCGGCGTACTAAGGAAGAGAAGGAACGGCAGACCGAGCTGCTCAACGCCGACCCGTACGACATCGAG GCTCAGAAGaagatcgaggaggctATCCGGATGGAGCGGGTTCTGGAGAACATGTCGCATGCCATGGAGTACTCT CCTGAGTCGTTCGGGCGCGTTACTATGCTGTATATCAACGTGGAGGTCAACGGACACCCTGTTAAGGCGTTTGTCGATTCTGGAGCGCAGTCGACTATTA TCTCACCAGAGTGTGCGGAGGCGTGTGGTATCATGCGCCTCATTGACAGGCGATTTGAAGGCATAGCGCAAGGGGTTGGCACGGCCAAGATTCTCGGTCGTGTGCACTCGGCGCAGATGAGGCTCGGCAACCTCTTCCTTCCTGTAGCGTTCTCTGTTCTGGAGGGCCAGTCCGTGGACCTTTTGTTCGGCCTCGACATGCTGAAGCGCCACCAGGCGTGtatcgacctcgcggccaaCTGTCTGCGTATCGGGAACACCAGCATCCCTTTCCTGTCCGAGCACGAGCTCCCCGAGCAGGCTCGGATGCGTCCTGTTCTCGCACCTGAAGCACCGGGACCATCGACTTTGCAGCCCCAGCCATCGGCCGGACCTTCAGTCACTACTCCAGCGCTTGctggctcgtcgcgcgcggccgggACCACCCAGTCATCGGCGGACATTCAAACT CTCGTCAGTCTCGGTGCCACTCCTGACCAGGCCGCTCAGCTGCTGGAGGCTTCTGGaggcgacgtcgatgtGGCCGCGTCCATGCTGTTTGGTTAG
- a CDS encoding uncharacterized protein (CT11-RanBPM) encodes MAANVAGNGLQHSGVAGQSSEHQTWEDKLEAASVSKDDLNALVFDYLVVEGFSDAAVEFARETGISSTIDQDMIQERMEIRQAVEDGCVEEAVRRVNELDPEILDTNPPLLFHLFLLRLIELIRADRVEEALQFATLELAPRGAQNPEFLADLERTMALLAFPDLAKDDASSDSSFEAITQLMKRTQRVKVAKELNAAILESQGQGMETKMAGLLRLMKWGEDRLEKNNLRVQDDRGRQWADVVLREV; translated from the exons ATGGCGGCCAACGTCGCAGGCAATGGCTTGCAGCACTCGGGCGTGGCTGGGCAGTCGTCCGAGCACCAGACTTGggaggacaagctcgaAGCCGCGTCCGTCTCGAAAGA CGATCTCAATGCACTTGTGTTCGACTACCTCGTTGTGGAGGGCTTCTCTGATGCCGCGGTCGAGTTTGCTCGCGAGACGGggatctcgtcgacgatcGACCAGGATATGATCCAGGAAAGGATGGAGATTCGACAAGCAGTAGAGGACGGTTGCGTTGAGGAAGCCGTTCGTCGCGTCAACGAGTTGGATCCTGAG ATCCTTGACACCAACCCACCTCTGTTATTTcacctcttccttcttcgACTCATCGAACTGATCCGCGCAgaccgcgtcgaggaagcgCTTCAGTTTGCCAcactcgagctcgctcctcgcggtGCACAGAACCCGGAGTTCCTTGCCGATCTCGAGCGCACAATGGCTCTTCTAGCCTtccccgacctcgccaaggacgacgcgtcgtCAGACTCGTCATTCGAGGCAATCACTCAGCTCATGAAGCGTACTCAGCGTGTCAAGGttgccaaggagctcaacGCTGCGATTCTCGAGAGCCAAGGGCAGGGCATGGAGACGAAGATGGCTGGGCTCCTTCGTCTTATGAAGTGGGGTGAGGACCGCCTTGAGAAGAATAATCTCCGTGTGCAAGACGATCGCGGCCGGCAATGGGCAGACGTTGTACTCCGAGAGGTGTAG
- a CDS encoding uncharacterized protein (CT11-RanBPM), producing MCIVFYTQSQPGYKLILAANRDEFLDRPASEAEWHNFDDTSHHNSWVLCGRDLGSPDKGTWLGITSDLRVGILTNIRYPICEPPPNAPSRGHLLKEFLAAPPDQAPSVTDFLAKIDPSRYVGFNLLLFNLRRQDGTWNTPEAGYLSNRSSPPILHPDDCGCRGMSNSPLTQPYPKVQSGEERMAESLTEWAHKDEGEDQLVERMMDLLSPAPPVHSAVDMTYATQIAPLRIGAMGLGPASGAGDDSARWYATRVATVILVRDDGKITFVERDRTKLKDGEVVHANTERREVFSV from the exons ATGTGCATCGTCTTCTACACACAATCTCAGCCTGGGTACAAGTT AATCCTCGCCGCGAACCGTGACGAGTTCCTCGATCGGCCCGCGTCTGAAGCGGAATGGCACAACTTTGATGATACCTCGCACCACAACAGTTGGGTTCTGTGTGGCCGCGACCTCGGGAGTCCGGACAAGGGAACGTGGTTAGGCATCACGTCGGACCTGCGCGTCGGCATTCT CACCAACATCAGATACCCGATCTGCGAACCTCCTCCCAATGCACCCTCGCGTGGCCACCTGCTCAAGGagttcctcgccgcgccgccagacCAAGCGCCATCTGTCACCGACTTCCTCGCGAAGATTGATCCGTCGCGCTACGTCGGCTTCAACCTCCTCTTGTTCAACCTCAGGCGGCAGGATGGCACATGGAACACGCCAGAGGCTGGCTATCTCAGTAACCGGTCTAGTCCGCCGATCCTGCACCCGGACGACTGCGGATGCAGGGGTATGTCCAACTCGCCGTTGACGCAGCCGTACCCAAAGGTCCAGAGCGGAGAGGAGCGTATGGCCGAATCACTGACCGAGTGGGCACACaaggatgagggcgaggaccaGCTCGTGGAGCGCATGATGGACCTCCTTTC tccTGCGCCCCCGGTTCACAGCGCCGTCGACATGACGTACGCGACTCAGATCGCACCTCTCCGTATCGGCGCCATGGGTCTGGGTCCCGCAAGTGGCGCTGGGGACGATAGTGCGCGTTGGTACGCCACCCGAGTCGCGACCGTCATTCTCGTTCGAGACGATGGCAAGATCACGTTTGTGGAGCGCGACCGCACCAAGCTGAAGGATGGAGAAGTGGTACACGCCAACACCGAGCGCAGGGAGGTGTTCTCCGTGTAA
- the RPL25 gene encoding uncharacterized protein (Belongs to the universal ribosomal protein uL23 family): MAPATKATPEAKAKAAKKAALKGTQSHAAKKIRTSASFHRPNTLRLARAPKYPRKSIPHLPRMDQFRTIQHPLSTESAMKKIEDHNTLVFITDLRANKRNIKDAVKKLYDVEAAKINTLIRPDGKKKAYVRLTADYDALEVANKIGLI; this comes from the exons ATGGCCCCCGCTACCAAGG CTACccccgaggccaaggccaaggccgctAAGAAGGCCGCCCTCAAGGGCACCCAGTCCcacgcggccaagaagattcgcacgtcggcgtcgttcCACCGCCCGAACACCCTTCGTCTTGCGCGTGCCCCCAAGTACCCGCGCAAGTCGATcccccaccttccccgcaTGGACCAGTTCCGCACCATCCAGCACCCCCTTTCGACCGAGTCGGCGATGAAGAAGATTGAGGACCACAACACCCTTGTCTTCATCACCGACCTCCGCGCCAACAAGCGCAACATCAAGGACGCGGTGAAGAAGCTGTacgacgtcgaggctgcGAAGATCAACACCCTCATCCG CCCTgacggcaagaagaaggcgtaCGTCCGCCTGACTGCCGACTACGACGCTCTTGAGGTCGCCAACAAG attGGCCTCATCTAG